The Medicago truncatula cultivar Jemalong A17 chromosome 4, MtrunA17r5.0-ANR, whole genome shotgun sequence genome includes a region encoding these proteins:
- the LOC25492024 gene encoding serpin-ZX isoform X2, protein MEFRRESMITQTNVSLKIAKHLFSKQPNNNIVFSPLSIQVILSIIAAGSEGSTQQQLLDFLRFKSIHQLNSVISRLVSVILKDAAPSGGPCLSVANGVWVEQTLSLQTSFQKIVSSDFQAKLASVDFQNKAVEVTNEVNSWVEKETNGLIKGVIQPGSVNSLTRLIFANALYFKGLWYQKFDASKTKDYDFHLLNGSSLKVPFMSSKEDQYIGAFDGFKVLCLHYKQGQYDRRFSIYFILPDAKDGLSALVEKVASESELLHRPRSGFTFLSRRFD, encoded by the exons atggAGTTCCGTCGTGAATCAATGATCACCCAAACCAACGTTTCACTCAAAATCGCTAAACATCTCTTCTCTAAACAACCCAACAACAACATTGTGTTTTCACCTCTCTCGATTCAAGTTATTCTCAGCATCATCGCTGCTGGCTCTGAGGGTTCCACACAGCAACAACTTCTCGACTTCCTCCGCTTTAAATCCATCCATCAACTCAACTCCGTCATCTCTCGCCTCGTTTCCGTCATCCTCAAAGACGCTGCTCCCTCCGGCGGGCCTTGCCTCTCTGTCGCCAATGGTGTGTGGGTTGAGCAAACCCTTTCTCTTCAAACTTCCTTCCAAAAGATTGTTTCTTCTGATTTCCAAGCCAAGTTGGCTTCCGTTGATTTCCAGAACAAG GCTGTTGAAGTGACCAATGAAGTCAATTCATGGGTTGAAAAGGAGACAAATGGCCTTATTAAAGGAGTTATTCAACCAGGGTCGGTCAACAGCTTAACCAGACTCATCTTTGCAAATGCACTGTACTTTAAAGGACTATGGTATCAGAAGTTTGATGCTTCCAAAACGAAAGACTATGATTTTCACCTTCTCAATGGTAGCTCACTCAAGGTTCCGTTTATGAGCAGCAAAGAGGATCAATATATTGGTGCTTTTGATGGTTTCAAAGTACTTTGTCTTCATTATAAACAAGGCCAATATGATCGCCGATTCTCTATCTACTTTATTCTTCCAGATGCAAAAGATGGACTCTCGGCTTTGGTTGAAAAGGTGGCTTCAGAATCTGAGTTACTACACC GACCTAGGAGTGGTTTTACCTTTCTCTCCCGGAGGTTTGACTAA
- the LOC25492024 gene encoding serpin-ZX isoform X1, whose protein sequence is MEFRRESMITQTNVSLKIAKHLFSKQPNNNIVFSPLSIQVILSIIAAGSEGSTQQQLLDFLRFKSIHQLNSVISRLVSVILKDAAPSGGPCLSVANGVWVEQTLSLQTSFQKIVSSDFQAKLASVDFQNKAVEVTNEVNSWVEKETNGLIKGVIQPGSVNSLTRLIFANALYFKGLWYQKFDASKTKDYDFHLLNGSSLKVPFMSSKEDQYIGAFDGFKVLCLHYKQGQYDRRFSIYFILPDAKDGLSALVEKVASESELLHRKFNLSKVKVGDFRIPKFNISFGFETSDMLKDLGVVLPFSPGGLTKMVDSLAGQDLFVSNIFQKSFIQVNEEGTEAAAATYGIMTAMGISPPRLDFVADHPFLFLIREDLTGTILFVGQVLNPFAG, encoded by the exons atggAGTTCCGTCGTGAATCAATGATCACCCAAACCAACGTTTCACTCAAAATCGCTAAACATCTCTTCTCTAAACAACCCAACAACAACATTGTGTTTTCACCTCTCTCGATTCAAGTTATTCTCAGCATCATCGCTGCTGGCTCTGAGGGTTCCACACAGCAACAACTTCTCGACTTCCTCCGCTTTAAATCCATCCATCAACTCAACTCCGTCATCTCTCGCCTCGTTTCCGTCATCCTCAAAGACGCTGCTCCCTCCGGCGGGCCTTGCCTCTCTGTCGCCAATGGTGTGTGGGTTGAGCAAACCCTTTCTCTTCAAACTTCCTTCCAAAAGATTGTTTCTTCTGATTTCCAAGCCAAGTTGGCTTCCGTTGATTTCCAGAACAAG GCTGTTGAAGTGACCAATGAAGTCAATTCATGGGTTGAAAAGGAGACAAATGGCCTTATTAAAGGAGTTATTCAACCAGGGTCGGTCAACAGCTTAACCAGACTCATCTTTGCAAATGCACTGTACTTTAAAGGACTATGGTATCAGAAGTTTGATGCTTCCAAAACGAAAGACTATGATTTTCACCTTCTCAATGGTAGCTCACTCAAGGTTCCGTTTATGAGCAGCAAAGAGGATCAATATATTGGTGCTTTTGATGGTTTCAAAGTACTTTGTCTTCATTATAAACAAGGCCAATATGATCGCCGATTCTCTATCTACTTTATTCTTCCAGATGCAAAAGATGGACTCTCGGCTTTGGTTGAAAAGGTGGCTTCAGAATCTGAGTTACTACACCGTAAGTTTAATCTTTCTAAAGTCAAAGTTGGTGACTTCAGAATTCCAAAGTTCAATATCTCATTTGGGTTTGAAACTTCTGATATGCTGAAGGACCTAGGAGTGGTTTTACCTTTCTCTCCCGGAGGTTTGACTAAAATGGTGGACTCACTTGCGGGTCAAGACCTGTTTGTTTCTAACATATTCCAAAAGTCTTTCATCCAAGTAAACGAAGAAGGCACTGAAGCTGCTGCTGCAACCTATGGTATTATGACAGCCATGGGTATAAGCCCTCCTCGACTAGACTTTGTAGCTGACCACCCATTCTTATTTCTAATAAGAGAAGATTTGACCGGCACAATCCTCTTTGTTGGACAGGTGCTTAATCCTTTTGCTGGGTAA